The following coding sequences are from one Lolium rigidum isolate FL_2022 chromosome 6, APGP_CSIRO_Lrig_0.1, whole genome shotgun sequence window:
- the LOC124666312 gene encoding uncharacterized protein LOC124666312, protein GSAGRVGDWDVDLGERWDWRAIPRMLSSACIFICSGGCLGCCQDAVRHVGDLSKSLMAHAQNPTVGEEFWSTTTIEVDPADLRVSTVHPSSWDLDQHGVGSSHNPQDSANHGFSLWKQTRDEWTDHVRQQPVVKQIQEPVLSWNAAYESLLGSNKPFPQPIPLHEMVDFLVDIWEQEGLYD, encoded by the exons ggatcgGCGGGGAGGGTCGGCGACTGGGACGTCGACCTGGGGGAGCGCTGGGACTGGCGCGCCATCCCGCGGATGCTCTCCTCCGCCTGCATCTTCATCTGCTCCGG AGGCTGTTTGGGATGCTGTCAGGACGCCGTGAGACACGTCGGCGACCTCTCCAAGAGCCTCATGGCGCACGCCCAGAACCCCACGGTCGGGGAAGAGTTCTGGAGCACCACCACCATCGAGGTCGACCCCGCGGATCTGCGGGTTTCGACCGTCCACCCGTCCTCGTGGGACCTCGATCAGCATGGGGTCGGGAGCAGTCATAACCCCCAAGACTCTGCCAATCATG GTTTTTCTCTTTGGAAACAAACTAGGGATGAGTGGACTGATCATGTAAGGCAGCAACCTGTGGTGAAGCAGATCCAGGAACCAGTATTAAG TTGGAATGCAGCATATGAGAGTTTGCTTGGATCAAACAAACCATTTCCTCAACCTATCCCTTTACAT GAGATGGTTGATTTCCTCGTGGACATCTGGGAACAAGAGGGGCTTTATGACTAG